The following are encoded together in the Thermococcus sibiricus MM 739 genome:
- a CDS encoding uracil-xanthine permease family protein: MANGIKIGIEEKVESKKVILLGFQHVLAMFGATVTVPLVVGTAIGLNGRDIALLIQVVLLAMGIATLLQTTIGSRYPIVQGSSFAFIPGLISIGNNLGLPAVEGALIIGGLIEATIGTFGIIGKLKKLFSPVVTGVTIMLIGFSLAHVAVKYTFNFFADPNGTSIPKAFFIALITFATTMYIALKGKRSLRAMPVIAGAFVGYTASIILGMADFTLVRELPLINIPKPLPWGTPVFNATAIITLLFAFMVSIIESVGDYHAISAIAEAPITNKNINRGIMSEGLACSLAGILGACGTTSYSENIGLVALTKIASRQVVQVGGVILVLLAMIPKFSGILASMPHPVLGGLTIALYGMISVTGLRLIKDKVELNDRNMFIIASALIIGLGAPQLPPEFLEHFPQIVSSILESGMAIGALTAILLDQILR, from the coding sequence ATGGCAAATGGAATTAAAATCGGAATTGAAGAAAAAGTAGAATCGAAGAAAGTTATTCTTTTAGGATTTCAACATGTCCTTGCAATGTTTGGGGCAACTGTTACAGTGCCTCTTGTTGTTGGAACAGCAATTGGACTTAATGGAAGAGACATTGCCCTCTTAATTCAAGTAGTCTTGCTAGCCATGGGAATAGCAACTCTTTTACAGACAACTATAGGATCCAGATACCCAATAGTTCAAGGATCCAGTTTTGCCTTTATTCCGGGGCTCATAAGTATAGGAAATAACTTAGGATTACCTGCCGTAGAAGGAGCTTTGATAATTGGCGGATTAATAGAAGCTACAATAGGGACCTTTGGAATCATTGGAAAACTCAAAAAGCTCTTTTCACCTGTTGTTACTGGGGTCACAATAATGCTTATAGGATTTTCACTTGCTCATGTAGCCGTAAAGTACACATTTAACTTCTTTGCTGACCCAAATGGGACAAGTATTCCAAAAGCATTCTTTATAGCACTAATAACCTTTGCAACCACTATGTATATAGCACTTAAAGGAAAAAGGTCATTGAGAGCAATGCCTGTAATCGCAGGAGCGTTTGTGGGTTATACAGCAAGTATAATTTTGGGAATGGCTGATTTCACACTTGTAAGGGAACTTCCACTTATAAATATTCCAAAACCTCTTCCATGGGGAACTCCAGTATTTAATGCAACTGCAATAATAACCCTTCTCTTTGCTTTCATGGTGAGTATCATAGAAAGTGTAGGAGATTATCATGCGATTTCAGCAATAGCCGAAGCCCCAATAACAAACAAAAACATCAACAGAGGAATCATGAGTGAAGGATTGGCATGTTCATTAGCTGGAATTCTTGGAGCCTGCGGGACTACAAGTTATTCCGAAAATATTGGACTCGTAGCTCTAACAAAAATTGCAAGCAGACAAGTAGTCCAAGTAGGTGGGGTAATACTAGTACTCCTAGCTATGATTCCCAAATTCTCCGGAATTTTGGCCTCAATGCCTCATCCTGTACTTGGAGGCCTTACAATAGCACTTTACGGTATGATAAGCGTCACAGGGCTTAGATTAATAAAGGATAAAGTTGAGTTAAATGATAGAAACATGTTCATAATTGCAAGTGCACTAATAATCGGGTTGGGCGCTCCTCAACTACCTCCTGAATTCCTTGAACATTTCCCTCAAATTGTTAGTAGTATTTTAGAGTCAGGAATGGCTATTGGGGCTCTAACTGCCATACTACTTGATCAGATTTTGAGGTGA
- a CDS encoding DUF5814 domain-containing protein, whose amino-acid sequence MLFVIRKGKKEDELEAFYIENEPEKLSQVQNLKAERIFRLIMRDKRLFKVLEGSKYQNPKEIEKMLRTAKIVLTSDAAGWEEYFKIRLQNKKVGKAELCRLCFLNGKITVLTEGNRIRYHHEFICESCAEEELKNELRYRFRSLGMFDQAKKLLERFRDLNKVMAIFDPRFDPTKNPDVTKWDELEPKHIKVKELSIDEINIPEEFKRVLKEEGVSKLLPVQSLAIKNGLLEGENLLVVSATASGKTLIGELGGVPKAFNGKKLLFLVPLVALANQKYEDFKKRYSKLGLKVAIRVGMSRIKTKDELVVVDTGIDADIIVGTYEGIDYLLRAGRKIGNVGTIVIDEIHMLDDEERGARLDGLIARLRKLYPNAQFIGLSATIGNPQELAKELGLKIVLYDERPVALERHVIIARNESEKWRYVAQLCKAETMRKSPQGFKGQNIVFTYSRKRCHELAAFLTSKGLKAKPYHSGLPYHQRKLTEMEFQAQMLDVVVTTAALGAGVDFPASQVIFESLAMGNKWLSVREFHQMLGRAGRPLYHDKGKVYLIVEPGRNYSSQMEGSEDEIAFKLLTAPIEPVYVEWSDEMEQDQVLAHSCVFSYLDDIEEVQNMCLGANQSAEKVLEKLEEFEFVKLRGKLVNVTPYGRAVSMSFLLPKEAQFIRENLFKKHPREIAIKLQPFENVYLSGVIQRELENAVRGRLSSNIFSPSFASILEELEKVLPEVSPNVQDKLFLIYQDFFMCEEEECTEYAMERVSSLVIELRRQGKHPTQIAEYFRRQYSLVVYPGDVFTWLDGTIRKLEAIERITKVFRAKKAEFEARTLRRELEEGRKLRD is encoded by the coding sequence ATGCTTTTTGTAATTAGAAAGGGAAAAAAAGAAGACGAGCTTGAAGCATTTTACATTGAAAATGAACCCGAAAAACTTTCCCAGGTTCAAAATTTAAAAGCGGAGAGAATTTTCAGGTTGATAATGCGAGATAAACGGCTTTTCAAGGTCTTGGAAGGGAGCAAATACCAAAATCCAAAAGAGATTGAAAAGATGCTGAGAACTGCAAAAATTGTTTTAACTTCTGATGCAGCGGGATGGGAGGAATATTTTAAAATCAGGCTCCAAAACAAAAAAGTAGGGAAAGCAGAGCTTTGCAGACTTTGTTTTTTAAATGGAAAAATAACCGTGCTAACTGAAGGAAACAGGATAAGATATCACCACGAATTTATCTGTGAGAGCTGTGCAGAGGAAGAACTAAAGAATGAACTCCGCTACAGATTTAGAAGTCTCGGAATGTTTGATCAAGCGAAAAAACTCCTCGAACGATTTAGGGATTTGAATAAAGTAATGGCTATTTTTGATCCCCGTTTTGATCCAACAAAGAATCCAGATGTTACGAAATGGGATGAACTAGAGCCAAAGCATATCAAGGTTAAAGAGCTATCCATAGATGAGATAAACATTCCCGAGGAGTTCAAGCGAGTTTTAAAAGAAGAAGGCGTTTCAAAGCTCCTTCCAGTCCAAAGTTTGGCCATAAAAAACGGTCTTCTTGAGGGAGAGAACTTACTGGTAGTTTCCGCCACGGCAAGTGGAAAGACTCTCATCGGGGAACTCGGGGGAGTTCCCAAGGCTTTCAATGGGAAAAAACTCCTCTTTCTCGTTCCCCTTGTTGCTCTGGCAAATCAGAAGTATGAAGATTTTAAGAAGAGGTACTCTAAATTGGGACTTAAAGTTGCCATAAGAGTGGGAATGAGCAGGATAAAGACAAAAGATGAACTTGTTGTTGTAGATACCGGAATAGATGCCGACATAATTGTTGGAACTTATGAAGGCATTGACTATCTCCTCAGGGCAGGAAGAAAAATAGGGAACGTTGGGACGATAGTCATAGATGAAATACACATGCTTGATGACGAAGAGAGGGGAGCCAGGCTCGATGGTCTTATTGCAAGGCTCAGAAAGCTCTATCCAAATGCCCAGTTTATTGGGCTTAGTGCCACCATTGGAAACCCTCAAGAGCTCGCAAAAGAACTTGGATTAAAGATTGTTCTATATGATGAAAGGCCCGTTGCACTTGAAAGGCACGTCATTATTGCTAGAAATGAGAGTGAGAAGTGGCGCTATGTAGCTCAGCTGTGCAAGGCTGAAACAATGAGGAAATCCCCCCAAGGGTTTAAGGGACAGAACATAGTTTTTACTTACTCAAGAAAGAGATGTCACGAACTTGCGGCGTTTTTAACGAGTAAAGGCTTGAAGGCAAAGCCCTATCACAGCGGCTTGCCCTACCACCAAAGAAAGCTTACCGAAATGGAATTCCAAGCCCAAATGCTCGATGTGGTTGTAACTACAGCCGCATTAGGAGCCGGAGTGGACTTTCCAGCATCCCAGGTAATATTCGAAAGCCTCGCAATGGGTAACAAATGGCTTAGCGTTAGGGAGTTCCACCAGATGCTCGGAAGGGCCGGAAGACCTTTATACCATGATAAGGGTAAAGTTTACCTCATAGTCGAGCCCGGAAGGAACTATTCCTCACAGATGGAAGGGAGTGAAGACGAAATAGCGTTTAAACTACTCACCGCACCAATAGAACCCGTTTACGTAGAGTGGAGCGATGAAATGGAGCAAGATCAGGTTTTAGCTCACTCATGTGTCTTTTCATATTTGGACGATATAGAAGAAGTCCAAAACATGTGTTTGGGTGCAAACCAAAGTGCCGAAAAAGTTCTTGAAAAGCTTGAGGAGTTTGAATTTGTAAAGTTGAGGGGTAAGCTTGTAAACGTTACACCCTACGGAAGAGCCGTTAGTATGAGCTTTTTACTGCCAAAAGAAGCTCAGTTCATAAGAGAAAACCTCTTCAAGAAGCATCCAAGGGAGATTGCGATTAAGCTGCAGCCATTTGAGAACGTTTATCTTTCCGGAGTTATTCAGAGAGAGCTTGAAAATGCCGTTAGAGGAAGGCTGAGCAGCAACATCTTTTCCCCAAGCTTTGCTTCGATTTTAGAGGAGCTTGAAAAAGTTCTGCCAGAGGTTAGTCCAAATGTGCAGGATAAACTGTTTTTAATTTACCAAGACTTCTTCATGTGCGAGGAAGAGGAGTGCACCGAATATGCCATGGAGAGAGTTTCATCGCTTGTAATCGAGCTCAGAAGGCAGGGAAAACATCCGACTCAAATAGCGGAATACTTCAGAAGGCAGTACTCCCTTGTGGTCTACCCGGGAGACGTCTTTACATGGCTCGACGGCACAATAAGGAAGCTCGAAGCCATTGAGAGAATTACAAAGGTGTTTAGAGCCAAGAAAGCTGAATTCGAGGCAAGAACCTTGAGAAGAGAGCTCGAAGAGGGAAGAAAGTTAAGAGATTAA
- a CDS encoding DUF63 family protein, translating to MESVERFLWEHFIRPMYTREGYNPYNTLVYAIILGLAIIYTYRWIIKPLKIKVDEKLFYAVTPMTVFGATVRALIDGGVLEPHPLILTPGIFFTAFFLILPALFADSRLKTYPKITVGWGTILALYANYLLITHVKSWEPYELTLFYTVVFFLPILVYYKFRPFEKLYLLPISAHIFDIGSTVVAIHYYGYREVHWLENILVQKFGAFVYYPWIVFILVVVYYGLRYLVPDEEERKYWYLAIYILGLGPAIRDPAQMVLQIVG from the coding sequence ATGGAGTCAGTAGAGAGGTTTTTATGGGAGCACTTCATAAGGCCCATGTATACCAGAGAGGGCTATAATCCGTACAACACCCTTGTTTATGCTATCATCCTTGGACTTGCGATTATCTACACGTACAGGTGGATAATAAAGCCCCTAAAGATAAAGGTTGATGAAAAGCTCTTCTATGCCGTTACTCCAATGACTGTCTTTGGAGCAACCGTTAGGGCACTTATTGATGGAGGAGTTTTAGAGCCTCACCCCCTCATCTTGACTCCCGGAATATTTTTCACAGCATTTTTCTTGATCTTACCGGCTCTCTTTGCAGATTCAAGGCTAAAAACTTATCCAAAAATAACCGTTGGATGGGGAACAATTTTGGCTCTCTATGCAAACTATCTTCTTATAACACATGTTAAAAGCTGGGAGCCATATGAGCTGACGCTTTTCTATACAGTAGTCTTTTTCCTGCCGATTTTGGTTTATTATAAGTTCAGGCCTTTTGAGAAGTTATATCTTCTCCCTATATCTGCCCATATCTTCGATATAGGTTCGACGGTGGTTGCTATTCATTATTACGGCTACCGAGAAGTCCACTGGCTTGAGAACATTCTTGTTCAAAAGTTCGGGGCGTTTGTTTATTACCCTTGGATAGTGTTCATATTGGTTGTTGTCTATTACGGGTTGAGGTATTTGGTGCCCGATGAGGAAGAAAGGAAATACTGGTATCTGGCTATTTATATCCTTGGACTGGGACCAGCGATAAGGGATCCAGCGCAGATGGTCTTGCAGATTGTGGGTTAA
- a CDS encoding SagB/ThcOx family dehydrogenase, which translates to MDYRKVALFIVVLVVSFSLLLALKPYLLEKRGELTYEGEKILLPEPNLRGEMSVEEAIAKRKSIRTYKNQPLKLEDLSQLLWACQGITHDKKRSAPSAGATYPFEIFVVVGSVERLKPGIYHYNPFEHSITLVKEGDFRKELQKAALDQKWVGDAAIDIILVAFYERTTKVYGERGIRYVHMEAGHIGQNIYLQATALNLGTVAIGAFYDEEVAEIIGTNGAPLYIFPVGRV; encoded by the coding sequence ATGGACTATCGAAAAGTAGCCTTATTTATTGTGGTGCTGGTAGTTTCCTTTTCACTTCTGTTAGCATTAAAACCCTATCTCCTAGAGAAAAGAGGTGAGCTCACATACGAAGGAGAAAAAATACTCCTGCCAGAACCCAATTTAAGAGGAGAAATGAGCGTTGAGGAAGCTATTGCGAAGAGAAAAAGCATCCGAACATACAAAAACCAACCACTTAAGCTGGAAGACTTATCCCAACTCTTATGGGCCTGTCAAGGAATAACTCATGACAAAAAAAGGAGTGCTCCAAGTGCTGGAGCCACTTATCCATTCGAAATTTTTGTTGTAGTTGGAAGTGTAGAAAGACTAAAACCTGGCATATACCATTACAACCCATTCGAACACAGTATAACATTAGTTAAAGAGGGAGATTTTAGGAAAGAACTCCAAAAAGCAGCTCTAGACCAAAAGTGGGTTGGGGATGCTGCTATAGATATCATACTCGTTGCATTTTATGAGAGAACAACAAAAGTTTACGGGGAGAGGGGAATAAGATACGTCCACATGGAAGCTGGGCATATAGGACAGAATATCTACCTCCAAGCCACAGCCTTAAACTTGGGAACAGTAGCTATTGGGGCTTTTTACGATGAAGAAGTTGCCGAAATTATTGGAACAAACGGGGCCCCTCTTTATATATTCCCCGTAGGGAGGGTTTAG
- a CDS encoding alanine racemase produces the protein MLSIQELPTPLVVVDLDKLEFNIKEVAKEAKKHNKQLFPMVKTHKSVYVANLQKKAGAGGFLCGTIDEAEALAEAGLGETLMLAYPIMDKENFSRVARLIEDGLRVIFRIDSVDAAEFLDAELKKRGLRAEFTIIVDTGGVRYGIEPEKVGNFAKRVKEYSNLEFVGITTHPGHVYNATNPKEVKAIAEQATKGMKIALRSLRQWNMNPEIVGIGSTPTFRFDIEEEIYTHLFPGNYVYYDRQQALIFGSANLERCALTIFVTVTSIAERCGKRFGLINAGSLYFDKRGHEILGSFGQAVEYPRAKLIGLSQEVGKIDVTNEPDVKVGEKINVIPNHSCFSNNATSYIIGHRKGIVRRIIKVTARSGSNMNGLFL, from the coding sequence ATGCTTTCGATTCAAGAACTGCCAACTCCACTTGTGGTGGTTGATCTCGATAAATTGGAGTTTAACATAAAAGAGGTTGCAAAAGAAGCTAAGAAACACAACAAACAGCTTTTTCCAATGGTTAAAACCCATAAATCAGTTTATGTGGCGAATCTTCAGAAAAAAGCAGGAGCAGGAGGGTTTCTGTGTGGTACAATAGATGAAGCTGAGGCCTTGGCTGAAGCAGGTTTAGGAGAAACTCTAATGCTTGCATATCCAATAATGGATAAAGAAAATTTCTCTCGGGTTGCAAGACTTATTGAGGATGGATTGAGAGTGATATTCAGAATTGATAGCGTTGATGCCGCAGAATTCCTAGATGCAGAACTCAAAAAGAGAGGTTTAAGAGCAGAATTCACTATCATAGTGGATACCGGGGGAGTTAGATATGGTATAGAGCCTGAAAAAGTGGGAAACTTTGCGAAAAGGGTGAAAGAATATAGTAACTTAGAGTTTGTTGGGATAACAACGCACCCTGGACACGTGTATAATGCCACAAACCCTAAGGAGGTTAAGGCAATAGCCGAGCAAGCAACAAAGGGTATGAAAATTGCTTTAAGGTCTCTGAGGCAATGGAACATGAATCCAGAAATCGTGGGGATTGGATCAACACCTACATTTAGATTTGACATCGAGGAGGAGATATACACTCACCTGTTCCCGGGCAACTATGTTTATTACGATAGACAACAGGCCCTTATTTTTGGTTCAGCAAACTTGGAAAGATGCGCTCTCACGATATTTGTAACAGTAACTTCAATAGCAGAGAGATGTGGAAAAAGGTTTGGCCTGATAAATGCTGGAAGCCTATATTTTGATAAAAGAGGCCATGAAATTCTTGGTAGTTTTGGACAAGCAGTTGAGTATCCGAGGGCTAAATTGATTGGGCTCTCACAGGAAGTTGGAAAAATTGATGTAACGAATGAACCGGATGTTAAAGTTGGTGAGAAAATTAACGTAATCCCAAACCATTCATGCTTCTCAAATAATGCTACAAGCTATATCATAGGCCACAGAAAGGGTATTGTAAGGAGAATTATTAAAGTAACTGCTAGAAGTGGGAGCAATATGAATGGACTTTTCCTTTGA
- a CDS encoding Lrp/AsnC family transcriptional regulator yields the protein MASVDEIDKKLLIELRKNGRATLTELSKKLGLSVASIKNRVDKLERVGAIKGYSTLVEPTFLEEYLQALIELELLVEDPRTDLTLHEIGKLDNVLGIYKKTGEFQILIRANFKSMEDLREFLDLLSKKYLRKNLRRWRVTIVLEVLKDGGVSLSRENQRRNSR from the coding sequence ATGGCAAGTGTTGATGAAATAGACAAGAAACTTTTAATAGAGCTTAGAAAAAACGGAAGGGCCACTTTGACTGAATTAAGTAAAAAATTGGGCCTATCTGTTGCTAGCATAAAGAATAGGGTAGACAAACTCGAACGGGTTGGTGCCATAAAAGGTTACTCCACTCTTGTCGAGCCTACATTTCTTGAAGAGTATCTTCAAGCTTTAATAGAGCTGGAACTTTTGGTGGAGGATCCAAGAACTGACTTAACTTTGCATGAAATCGGAAAATTAGATAATGTATTGGGAATTTATAAAAAAACCGGGGAATTTCAAATCTTAATACGGGCCAATTTTAAAAGTATGGAGGATTTAAGAGAATTTTTGGATCTTCTTTCCAAAAAATATCTACGCAAAAATCTACGACGCTGGCGAGTCACCATAGTACTAGAGGTACTTAAAGACGGAGGTGTCTCACTTTCCAGAGAAAACCAACGTAGAAACTCTAGGTGA
- a CDS encoding cupin domain-containing protein translates to MFVSHYQDVEEKEVTMEGVENTTIRWLISPKIGAKNFAMRYFVIKKGGKIPIHQHDWEHEIFIVKGEGYITNGRKTIKVVPGSFLYVPPNEPHAYENPESETFEFLCLIPVKEENVPPEEKD, encoded by the coding sequence ATGTTCGTTAGCCATTACCAAGATGTCGAAGAAAAAGAAGTCACGATGGAAGGCGTTGAAAACACAACAATCAGATGGCTTATCTCTCCGAAAATTGGGGCTAAAAACTTCGCAATGAGATATTTCGTCATTAAAAAGGGCGGGAAAATTCCTATCCACCAGCATGACTGGGAGCATGAAATATTCATCGTAAAAGGAGAAGGTTACATAACAAATGGTAGGAAAACCATAAAAGTTGTTCCAGGGAGCTTTTTGTACGTTCCACCGAACGAACCGCATGCATATGAAAATCCAGAATCAGAGACCTTTGAATTCTTGTGCCTCATTCCAGTTAAAGAGGAAAATGTCCCTCCAGAGGAAAAAGATTAA
- a CDS encoding radical SAM/SPASM domain-containing protein has translation MEELDVIKVRFENSKWNYNSLGLTIAPTLNCNLRCPYCYEPRDKFEESIKIMPEKVQESLILFTIDQIKKHEKIKAIGVTWYGGEPLLASDVVLSLSKRLMGIADEYGLKYTSSIVTNGTLLTEKLLKNLLQFNMSQFQITFDGDKPHHDKTRVYPNGKGTFDQVFQKFRLLLEHDVKISVRINVSSENYESIPNLLDRLKEIGATKKNVSVYFAKLTRYANSCPDLGYLDTINFAEIEGTLYRKLIEMGFNYSIFPSPKLLPCGALSPTHFSLDPEGYLYKCWHDIGLKERCIGHLEKDLNHKVYKWLAYTPFEHEECKHCDILPVCLGSCPMIAMENGKPQCPSIKHNIKELLTLYYEYKKQRM, from the coding sequence TTGGAAGAGTTAGACGTCATAAAAGTTAGATTCGAAAATAGTAAGTGGAATTATAACTCTCTAGGCCTAACAATAGCACCAACTCTCAATTGTAATTTAAGATGTCCATACTGTTACGAACCTCGCGACAAATTTGAGGAGTCGATAAAGATTATGCCGGAAAAAGTTCAAGAATCCCTAATACTGTTTACAATAGACCAGATTAAAAAACATGAGAAGATCAAAGCTATCGGAGTGACTTGGTATGGAGGAGAACCCCTATTAGCGAGTGATGTTGTTTTATCTCTAAGTAAAAGGCTTATGGGGATAGCCGATGAATATGGACTTAAATACACTTCGTCAATAGTAACAAATGGAACATTACTAACTGAAAAACTCTTGAAAAATTTGTTACAATTTAATATGTCACAGTTTCAAATAACTTTTGATGGAGATAAACCCCATCATGACAAAACTCGTGTTTATCCAAATGGAAAAGGAACATTTGACCAGGTGTTTCAAAAATTTCGACTACTGCTAGAGCATGATGTAAAGATTTCTGTTAGGATAAACGTAAGTTCGGAAAACTATGAGAGTATTCCTAATCTCCTCGATAGATTGAAAGAGATAGGTGCAACTAAAAAGAATGTTAGTGTTTATTTTGCAAAATTGACTAGATATGCTAATTCATGTCCTGATTTGGGATATCTTGATACTATTAACTTTGCCGAAATCGAAGGTACCCTTTATCGGAAACTCATTGAGATGGGGTTCAATTATAGTATATTCCCCTCGCCTAAGTTGCTTCCTTGTGGTGCTCTTTCTCCAACCCATTTTAGCTTAGATCCCGAAGGATATTTGTACAAATGTTGGCATGATATCGGCTTAAAGGAAAGGTGCATTGGCCACTTGGAGAAAGATCTGAACCACAAAGTCTATAAGTGGCTTGCATATACTCCTTTTGAGCATGAAGAATGTAAACATTGTGATATTTTGCCTGTATGTCTAGGGAGCTGTCCAATGATTGCGATGGAGAATGGCAAACCCCAATGTCCTTCGATTAAACACAATATCAAGGAACTTTTAACTTTATACTATGAATATAAAAAACAAAGAATGTGA
- the upp gene encoding uracil phosphoribosyltransferase, with translation MIKDERWEKVYSFDDSPYLMEILTELRNKDTDSIAFRKGLVKLGRYMGYEIIKTMDVEKIKIETPLEETEGIIVKDRKNVVIVTVLRAAVPLMEGLVKVFEHARIGIVSASRGKAPKFEIEMNYVKIPQITPEDTVIVADPMIATGSTLITVMEEIKKYGTPKRLIVLGILAAPEGINRIKEKFPEAEIFVTQIDRGLNSKGYILPGLGDAGDRAFGAPIKIPTLPQVHTID, from the coding sequence ATGATAAAGGATGAAAGATGGGAGAAAGTTTACTCATTTGACGACTCTCCATATTTGATGGAAATTTTAACAGAGCTAAGGAATAAAGACACTGATTCAATCGCCTTTAGAAAAGGCCTTGTAAAACTTGGAAGATATATGGGATATGAAATTATTAAAACAATGGATGTTGAAAAAATAAAGATAGAAACCCCCTTAGAAGAGACCGAAGGTATAATAGTTAAGGACAGGAAAAACGTGGTTATAGTGACAGTGCTAAGAGCTGCAGTCCCACTGATGGAGGGCCTTGTAAAAGTCTTTGAACATGCCAGGATTGGAATAGTCTCAGCTTCAAGAGGAAAAGCTCCCAAGTTTGAAATAGAAATGAATTACGTTAAAATTCCTCAGATAACTCCAGAAGATACTGTGATAGTCGCAGATCCAATGATAGCCACAGGCTCAACGCTAATAACAGTCATGGAAGAAATTAAAAAATATGGAACACCCAAACGTCTTATAGTCCTTGGTATCCTCGCTGCACCAGAGGGAATAAACAGAATAAAGGAAAAGTTCCCAGAGGCAGAGATATTCGTCACACAAATAGACAGGGGGCTTAATAGCAAAGGCTACATCTTACCAGGTCTTGGAGATGCAGGTGATAGGGCATTTGGTGCACCAATCAAAATCCCCACTCTTCCTCAGGTTCACACAATCGATTAG